The Raphanus sativus cultivar WK10039 chromosome 2, ASM80110v3, whole genome shotgun sequence DNA segment ACAAGTATGGATTTGAATATATCCAATTTGTATATTATCTTACTAATAACGGAAAGTGAGGAAAAAGATAAAACTATCCACTTGTTCATGTAACACCAATTCCATTTCACCTTCCAATTATTTATCCACTAAAAAACCCAAAAGCACAAATCATACTCGTTGAATATTCTCTGAActataaataaaccaaaagtaaaaatgattaaaaacaaaaattcaccAACAGAAACAGAGGGTATATGCGTCAATAAATAGAGCATCCTATAGGCCGACATGTGTAGATAAATAGAGcaaaaatgattaaaaacaaaaattcaccAACAGAAACAGAGGGTATATGCGTCAATAAATAGAGCATCCTATAGGCCGACATGTGTAGATTAGCACCGATTAAGTACTTTCCAATATGATTACATTTAGATGCGCCCTTCCTTGTATAAGAAGAATCTGAGAGAGCTAAGTCTTATTCTATCAAAGAATATTCCTTCTTTTCTTTGCCGTGCTTGTCATTTTGTCTGTGTGCTCTGAATATGGTGAACGCTGTAGAGACAAAGAACGTGGAGAACGAGTACATCAAGAGGCACCACATGCAGGAGGAGCTTTTGGAGAATCAGTGTAGCTCGAGGCTCGTTAAGCACATCAAAGCTCCTCTTCATCTCGTAAGCTTGTTCTCTTCTTGATTTCTCCTTTTCTCTCCCCTCTCCAATTATGAATCAAGGAATACGAACTGAGATGCTAATGGTTTGGttgtttgtttttgtgaaaAGGTGTGGTCAACTGTGAGGAGATTCGATCAACCACAAAAATACAAGCCGTTTATTAGTAGTTGCGTGGTCAAAGACAAGAAGTTGGAGATTGGTGCGGTAAGAGAAGTGGACGTGAGATCTGGACTACCCGCTACTAAAAGTACGGAGATATTAGAATTTCTCGACGACAAGCAACATGTCCTCAGCATCAGAATCGTCGGTGGGGATCACAGACTCAAGGTAAAGTCTTAAAAATGTGATGGTGGTTTTCTTTTATACACCTAATcagttgtttttgttttttttttcttatcaaaaacCAGAACTATTCCTCGGTCATTTCGTTACATCCGGAGACTATAGAAGGAAGAACAGGGACATTGGTCATCGAGTCGTTCGTGGTGGACGTGCCTGAGGGTAACACAAAGGAAGAGACTTGTTTATTTGTGGAGGCTCTGATTCAATGCAATCTTAAATCTTTAGCATATGTCTCTGAGGGTCTAGGAGCAGACTCTATGGCCGAAAGGGTATGATGATGACCAAGAAGAAGCTTTCCAACTGGGAAGGAGAGATGGAACATtgtcattttcatatttaagAAGATAATTATTTCGACCTTTTATATACAGTGATGCCATTTTAAGTCTATACTTTTCTCTGTTTTGtgaatatatgtttattttatattggaATGATTATTCTGGAATTCTACATAATGCCATCTGATCATCTTTTCAAAGCAAAATGTAGATACATGATGTTTCATGACATTAACAAACAGCGAAAGCTAGAACTCCACGAAGATAATTTTTCCATTTTCTCTcgtatttttagtgtttttcttGTAAGTGTTTTAAAATTGACAAAATGACAAAATAGAACAACTTAGATCGTTTTGTTGACCATAGTCAAAAGTATATTAGCTATTTTGAGTAAAGCTTTGTCTTTACTAGAGGTCGGTCCtacatctgttttttttttgaattaaagtCATTATTGTTGGAATTTCTACAAACCGATAGACATTTTGTTGGGGTTAGCATTTTGTGTTTTAGATTTGTAGAGAGTTTGCCTGGTTGAAGTACGCCAACGTTATTGTAATATTGTATAACGTTTATTTTTGCCCTCTTCTTGATTTTTGACGTTATTTCATTTAGTTACTAGGTGTGTTGTTCGTGTACACAGACATAATTTTGTTacgaatatttattagtttatatatgtatgtttattattggattaatttttgaaaacattaacatattaaaaatatttttgattttgaaattttatacttttgttatcacttttttacatttatttttacttatattttgcttatattttctatttcttttccattatttatattttccatatatttttgttcatctatactatttaaacataaacaataaaaattttacttacaaaaagtaataattGGATCAATACATTTATTGttagattgaaataaaaataatatatatttttattaaaataatatgattaatataagttcattttattttaatatatatttttagattttggataattattattaatattaattttaataatttatctaatcaaaaaattaaaattcatttttttattttgtggttgatttatgttttattcattaaaggtataaatgatatatatatatatatatatatatatatatatttaggtataaatgatattgaccattttaaattttttattttaaaatatatttttaaattttggataattttatcattactaattttatttacttacgtaattaaaaaataaattcatttttattttgtaggtaATTTATATACTTATCCATTAAtgatataaacaatattaatcattctaattttttttttattttaaaatatatttttaaattttggataattcttatcgttattaattttagtcagttacctaatcataaaattaaaattcgttttattttatggataatttatacatttattcattaagaatataaataatattttagtctgatttttaacgtgagagctccatTACGAAAAATcatttcgcaaataatagtatagatttttgcTATCTTGACGTTCATTTTCATAGGAAAATAGTTGAAAAAGTAACTAGGAAATTATtctgaacatttttttttcttgatatttAGTGAAATATCGTTTCTAAGTAGCTACTAGCTAGTAATTAAAAAGTGATATTGTTCAGTTTTCTGACCAAATTTTTCTTATGAATAAATTATACTTAGGCAATGTGATTAAATGAATGATATATAATGATACAGCACTACTTCAACTAagtattttatttacattttttggcTCTTCTCGATACTTTCCCCTTTAGCACTGCTCATCAAACGATATCTAGTATCTACATATCGCCCTCTTATTACAAGCTTTACAAATTGTGATTAGTGGAGACATGAGATGATTATAGTAGTAAATGTGGTCATTAGTAAAGAATCTAACCTGAGCTGAGAAATGTGATTTGAGAAGAATAGAACCACAGAACTGTACGCATTTTTTCAAATTAGTCAAAGCTAGCAGTTTTTAACTGGATCACATACGTCATGAATGACActgttggaactattttttagcaatgtattcatatgcttaaaatagagttagtgtgaatgagaaatggaggtctaatgtgtgtgatttgagaaacttgtataaagttacaaatatacacattagatatttggatttgagttttgatttgttagttggacttcatgttcattaacttaatcttataaaccaaatatatgtgatcttttatattgataaaatataaaaaagaaatctatttaaagtatattattttgtttgaatgagtcaaataataataattatattctttattttcttggtcaaaatgtgaaatgaattcacataataatgacaagaaataaagtctccattagtgcaccatggaggtttcatttttatgttgaaaatgaaacttgtgcttctcattatttttctatataaatggcTTGTTAGCATGATAGAAAGGTAATACAcatcaaataccaaaagaaaaaccacaatctcctatattgaatagtcatgttagtattttttattttgtgtctgagagtacaacacaaaactagtttcgccaggcttctgatggagtgacgcaaattcagaagattgtttgcagttgtatcctgggactcattacgttatcgaaccgtcgcactacgggacgtattttgagttaaggaaagagataatatctcgcctctgcagttgtatcatcattttcttactctttgatataactttatcatttttattctttacaatattcagtaatccgtagtttataaaattcagttctatcagtcttaactcaaaaatatccgtttattgctttgcattaaccggactgattattgtaaaaagtattttttttgtaagaacaggTTGATTGATCTTTGGAAAAAGATGCCGGAATCAGATCTATaggattatttaaaaataatcattctTCAATCtaattctttaaatttttatttgtattttcctACTAACAAAAACTGATTATTTTTGTGAAGTGTTTTGTTATGAAAACAGGAATTAGAGAATTCAAGGGTGATGGAAAACAAATTCTTCTGATTTTCTGAAACAAGTTTCAGATTATTTGAGATTTTGTGTGTTAttcattataattaaaataattaatattttttggactAATGAATTTGACATTTTATGGTTTATAAGAACAGGTTTCATCTTTTGATGGTGACACTGAAAACCATTTTCCGAACGTCATTGGTAACGTATTTGGATGGTTTGTCTactcttaattttcaaaataattaattgatgGATCGAGTGGTTAcaataattttgtattaaatattcTAGCTCATAAATGGGTTTAGAATAAAATGTTATTAGTCTCAGTGCATGTTAATGCTTTGACTTGGTTAAGATAATTATTTGCTTTAATTATCAAGAATGGTTTAACGTTTTTTTATTTCGTCTTTCAGATCTTGGGATaacttaatttagttattaagcATATGTTGACcatgagaaaacaaaaaggagtcaagtttaaaaaatatggtgaaaacatatttataaacaacatTTTGATCTTTTGAGATCAAGTTGTATGAATGGAAATTGATTTTTGTGAGTCGACGCCCCAAACTAAATTTAGGagaggtctgccacatataaatcattttccataagaaataaaatatttgttgatattgatcaaaacatttgtatttcgtcAATGCTTAAATGCACCTTTTAAAAAGGTTGACCATACAAAACCAATGAAAAATTTTCATACCAATATGACTGAAATTGACATATGTATTGTAGTTTCTAAAGTCAATATGgttaaaaataatcatagaaAATTGTGGTTTTGATGGTACAAGAATATCATgaaatgatatgtatatttgccAAAAggcaaaaatatgttttgaaaaaaaaaacatatacaaagtTGGATTTATACATCAACTTGagagaactatgaaaatagtttTATCTAAAATGTGATTTCCTgagaatgaaatacattttaaagaaaattgtaataattttcgaaattgttttgttattcatttaaatctaaaagagTTGTAGATTAACTTTCTAAACTCTTAAGAGATGATAAATGTACATATGTATGGTTTTGagctatctcaagaaatgtgggggaagctttgcttaccaTATTAAGTAATTGGCAAGAGACCAAATGAACTTTgtgatagttatcaaaatatgattaaaaaaacaaaactagtgTTATACACTGAGTTTTATGTATAATGGTTAATTGTAtcttgaggaaaaaaaaagatgacaaaatcATTAGACAATTGATCTCGGCTAATCTCAATAGATTATGTTCCATGtgatgacaacctaggatcctgttattaaaggtgtgtcatgagatcaaattgtaatatcatcaagatgaatgggtttagcctatgaactaagatgaggtttggcggtaactctacttatcagattggagatcccaagaaataggttcaaggagacaactaagtcaaactaaatctgcccaaagcactgtaagacttcggtctatacccagtttatatgatgattaaacagtgctacatgtaaggaatagaggataagcatttgATTTTAATGGtttgtgccaattgttttgagatatgaatggagtagtacatgatactcctctaaacaaaactaatggcaaatcaccttATAAGTGTGAAATGGGGtcgtttctaggagaataaaaaggctatattctctaaagttcactcatgattaccaggaatgttcacggccaaaatgaacacaataaagaaattggttttgtgagagaatgaaactgtgttttggctattgtctaggtttacaccaaagcccgggaggttcaagacatcatggccacctcctggccgagtaaatccgatagctattaacaatgactggttcaaggatgaaaaattgctaccaactcatcatgcagtgaatttctcgcttgtactctcaaaagtccttAGTAAAGTCTTTAGTTGAGTCTTGTTGAGTCTTGTCGACTCTTGTCTAGGAAGTCAAGTCTGTCGAGTCGTCTAGTGTCTAgaagcatttctattcatgtgggggattgttggaactattttttagcaatgtattcatatgcttaaaatagagttagtgtgaatgagaaatggaggtctaatgtgtgtgatttgagaaacttgtataaagttacaaatatacacattagatatttggatttgagttttgatttgttagttggacttcatgttcattaacttaatcttataaaccaaatatatgtgatcttttatattgataaaatataaaaaagaaatctatttaaagtatattattttgtttgaatgagtcaaataataataattatattttttattttcttggtcaaaatgtgaaatgaattcacataataatgacaagaaataaagtctccattagtgcaccatggaggtttcatttttatgttgaaaatgaaacttgtgcttctcattatttttctatataaatggcTTGTTAGCATGATAGAAAGGTAATACAcatcaaataccaaaagaaaaaccacaatctcctatattgaatagtcatgttagtattttttattttgtgtctgagagtacaacacaaaactagtttcgccaggcttctgatagagtgacgcaaattcagaagattgtttgcagttgtatcctgggactcattacgttatcgaaccgtcgcactacgggacgtattttgagttaaggaaagagataatatctcgactctgcagttgtatcatcattttcttactctttgatataactttatcatttttattctttacaatattcagtaatccgtagtttataaaattcgGTTCTATCTAGGAATTTGAATATACTGACCTTTTTATAAGCATATATCAAAATACATGAAATgacgaaaaaaatattttttcgtAAAAATGTTAAAAGGGGTAAGGTGGGCAAGAGATAAATACATGGGTTGAGTCGGGCACACCAAATGCAACGAGCGTATTTGGTGGACTGTTTGACACGTGAATTGCCACTCTTCATGCCTCTTCACCACGAATATATAAGAGCAACCTCATCAGTGGGACAAAAAAGATGTCCTTAGcatattttattagttgttTTAAGTTAAGGACAATGCTTAAGGACTTTTTAATTGTTGAAGATTATTGGTAGAACAAAAATATGTATcttagtaaattaaataaagcTACCCATCTTACTATTCAACCAaaagatcaaacaaaacaaagtagTTTTAACTTTTACACTCTCCAAGTGAGATAACAATTCTCATTACCATTGATGGAGTCTGGTTCTAGCAAATTCAAAGGAGAATCTTACGGCGGCGACGTGGGGCTTCACGCTTAACATACATCTTCTCCACTTCGTTGAGAGGCCGGCTTGATCCATCAGGAAGACTCACAAACTTCCAGCCACCTCCATTTCCATGTTTGCCCTGAGGACCCAATTTCTCAACTGTGATTTTCCAACCATCTGATGAACGTCTTCTGCTGTACTTGTGGCACTTCACTTCTCCTTTCCACTGGTTTAAGACACCAAAAGAGAATGCATATTTAATAGAATCTAAGAATCAAATGATCAAGGCGTCTAACAACTTTACAATAACAGACGAGAAAGTAGATAACTATCTATCCATAAAATGCCATGGTTCATCAAATGTAAACTACCCACAAGTAAGTAGCAATGCCATCATTTACTTTCGTTCTTTCTAAGACAATTATCAAGAAAAGAAACTAGCTTTGCATTTCAATGTTGACTCCGCAAACTAACTTGCATCTAGTATAAGGCTTTCAGCAATTATCTCAATCAACAAGAACATGATGAAGTTTTAATTTCTACAAATAAGTTcttcttttttaagtttttaagtTTGTAAAGTGAGCCACACACACACAGAGAGACACTTACTCAGGGTACTCATCAAGCAAACGCTCAACGGAATCATCCAAAGGACGACCAAGCttcctctcctcttcttcctcatcctcTTTAAGAAAAAGAATGGCGTGAACACGCTGCCTCATGATCCTAAAATCCTTAGCAAGCCTCTCAACGATATAAACCTCGGGATTCTCCGTATGCAACCTGTACATCTCAGTCTTCTCAGAGTCCTTGAGATAAGACCCTCTAGCACCAGGCTCCTTGACTTGCTTCAGAAGCACGCTCATCTCCATCATCTTCTGCTTGATCCCGCCAACGAATCCCCTGCTGTGCCTGTTCTCTTTCTCAATCTCCTTGATCATGTCATCGTACTCGTTCATCTCGTTAACCATGGCGGCTTCTCTCGGTCCCAACTTGCTCATCACATCACCCGAAGAACTATCAGAAGAAGGAGGATTCGCGGCGGCGTTGTTGTTCTGACGGCCAACAGAGACGCCGTCGAAATGCTCTTTGCTTAGACCAGTGGACCACATCGATTTGTGATCCCAATCGAGATCGTCGGATCCTCCTCCTGCGAACGATCCTCCCGTCGCGATGTCCCAGCCGTTTTCGTCGCCTGGTTTCCGAGAGATTGGAAGATTCTCGGAGCGCCAGAGGCAGTGGTGCTAGGGTTAAGGGAAAGCGAGCGATGGTCGTTGGTTGATTGAGTTGAAATCTCCGATTAATCGGAATcacgatgaagaagaaagacCCAACGGAGGATAGTGGCCATCGCCCTTTCAATCGTCCATTCCCACGGTGACACGTTGCAGCTAAGGACGAGAAGAAAAACTTCTTAGTTAAGGACATTTTTGATATGTCCTTCGGTTAATTGcacatttttgatttattttttgcCAAATAATGGCTTAGGACATTTCTTAGAAACACCGATAATAGTGCTCTTAGAACTTTTTGTAATAGCCCATTCAGAGCAAGTGTTATATGTTGTGGAGCCCAGCTACTATATAACTCAATGGCCTAGCTTCGTTAGATTCATCGTAAAAGAGCCTAAGACCGATTCGGTTGGCCTATATCTTCCTCTGAACCCCTATCTCTTAACTTGCAAGTTGCAACACCtccaaaacacacacacacaccattCTATACCACAAAAGTTTTAATCAATTGGATTGATTGAGGTCGTTCTTACAAATGTTATATGAAAAAATGGTTAATCAATTGGATTGAAACTCGAGGATCGGTTTATCCGGTTCGATTTAACGGTTTAGTAATCTGTATGTAGAACCTTCCAAAACGCGCGCGTTAAAGCATTAGGGTTTTCGTTGGCTGTGAGGCTACCCACTGAAGTCTTCAGTATTCCTTTGGTTCTCCTCTCTCCTCCTCTCCAAGTaatctggaaaaaaaataaaaatcaaacctTTTTTCTCGCCGATTTTCtctgaaatttttttcttcCCCATTGATCGTGGTCTTTGATTGATCGAACAGAATCTCTTTCGGGGCTTTCCCGGTAGATTTATAAAATGGTTGAGGCAGAGCGCCGCCCGGAGAATCTCTGGATTGCTTCCGGGATGCCGTCTCCGGCGGAAACTGAAATCCGTGATTTTTCGATCATAGATTCGACAGCAGATGCGAGAGAATTTGGACTGCAAATAGTTTCACGGCCTCAGAAGGAGAGGAAGGGTTCGACGGAGGAGAAGCTAGGGCTGACGGAAAGAGTTTTCTCCGCCGCCGGAGCTGCGTTTTTGTCCGCCGTTATTCTAAACCCTCTCGACGTCGTCAAGGTACACGTTTCTTTCTTGTGTTTGATGTTATTTCCCTAAACCGCCGGAAAGGTTATTTATGACAGACGATAATATTAAATTGTTTCAGACTCGTTTGCAAGCTCAAGCTGCCGGAGTTTCTTACTCTCACCCACTCAGTTACGCCATTGGCCGCATGGCGTTTTTTGGACCGAACATGGTATGTGTCTGaactcttcttttgttttttttttttttttttgtgggacAGTTGTGTAAAGGAGAATACTTTCTTGTCTTTATTCATTCGACAAACCCAAATATGTTTTTGAGTCAATGTAATAATCCTCCGTTTCTTTTATGGGTTCAGATGTTTACAGACTTGAGATGTTCGCCCTCATGTTCACGCGCTGGTGTTCATGGTACCGTCTCTATTTGCCCGCCAGATTGCTTCCAGTACAAAGGAACTATTGATGTCTTCACCAAGATCATACGACAGGAGGGCATGGCACGCCTGTGGAGAGGGACTAATGCTGGTCTAGCCATCGCTGTGCCCATGGTATGCTCCCTCCCCTATTTACATTTTGTGTGGTTTTGTTTTGATAGAGAGTATATAGATCAGTGAGCTTTTAAAATTTCGTGAACAGGTTGGGATTTATCTCCCTTTCTATGATATGTTTCGCAACCGGATGGAAGAGTTCTCTCGGGAGAATGCGCCTTCTACGACCATGTTTGTGCCTCTTGTGGCTGGGGCCTTGGCACGGTCCCTAGCTTGTACAGTCTGCTATCCAATTGAGCTTGCGAGGACACGTATGCAGGTATGTTT contains these protein-coding regions:
- the LOC108841939 gene encoding abscisic acid receptor PYL10, producing the protein MVNAVETKNVENEYIKRHHMQEELLENQCSSRLVKHIKAPLHLVWSTVRRFDQPQKYKPFISSCVVKDKKLEIGAVREVDVRSGLPATKSTEILEFLDDKQHVLSIRIVGGDHRLKNYSSVISLHPETIEGRTGTLVIESFVVDVPEGNTKEETCLFVEALIQCNLKSLAYVSEGLGADSMAERV
- the LOC130508151 gene encoding protein GAMETE CELL DEFECTIVE 1, mitochondrial-like isoform X1; its protein translation is MWSTGLSKEHFDGVSVGRQNNNAAANPPSSDSSSGDVMSKLGPREAAMVNEMNEYDDMIKEIEKENRHSRGFVGGIKQKMMEMSVLLKQVKEPGARGSYLKDSEKTEMYRLHTENPEWKGEVKCHKYSRRRSSDGWKITVEKLGPQGKHGNGGGWKFVSLPDGSSRPLNEVEKMYVKREAPRRRRKILL
- the LOC130508151 gene encoding protein GAMETE CELL DEFECTIVE 1, mitochondrial-like isoform X2 is translated as MWSTGLSKEHFDGVSVGRQNNNAAANPPSSDSSSGDVMSKLGPREAAMVNEMNEYDDMIKEIEKENRHSRGFVGGIKQKMMEMSVLLKQVKEPGARGSYLKDSEKTEMYRLHTENPEVYIVERLAKDFRIMRQRVHAILFLKEDEEEEERKLGRPLDDSVERLLDEYPDGKEK
- the LOC108837792 gene encoding mitochondrial carrier protein MTM1-like, whose product is MVEAERRPENLWIASGMPSPAETEIRDFSIIDSTADAREFGLQIVSRPQKERKGSTEEKLGLTERVFSAAGAAFLSAVILNPLDVVKTRLQAQAAGVSYSHPLSYAIGRMAFFGPNMMFTDLRCSPSCSRAGVHGTVSICPPDCFQYKGTIDVFTKIIRQEGMARLWRGTNAGLAIAVPMVGIYLPFYDMFRNRMEEFSRENAPSTTMFVPLVAGALARSLACTVCYPIELARTRMQAFKEAKAGMKPPGVVKTLVGVVSEVRTANNLDISLHNYRVLWRGLGAQLARDVPFSAICWATLEPMRRRLLGIVGNDTNALGILGANFSAGFVAGSIAAATTCPFDVAKTRRQIEKDPSRAMRMTTRQTLIEVWRDGGMRGLFTGMGPRVARAGPSVGIVVSFYEVVKYVLHRQYSSS